TCTGAGGCAGTCTCGCCAGATTCAGCGCGATCGCTTGACTCTCCCTCGGGCAAAGCAATCTGAGCACAGACCTCTTCATCGTAATTAAAGACCACCGTCACCAGCTCAATCCGGGCTGTATCACTTGGCTCAAACTCGTACTCCATCAGCGTTTCCAACGCCGATCGATTAAAGATTGGATATCCCGAGCTTTGAATCAACCTCGGATCATCGAGCAACTCACCCGCTTCATCCAGCGCCACACCATAGCGGGAAAAAGGCGACGCTTCCAAAGAACAAGCTAACCCAGGAAAGTCCCCCGTGAGTTCCAACTGTCCCAGAGCAAACTCCTCAACGCCCTGCTCCTCCAGCACCGGCCTCCAGCGCTCGACAAAGGTTCCTAAGGCTCCCGAGGCATCTTGAGGCGATGTACCCAGGTCGGAATAGGCTAGCAGTTCCGTGACCGAGAGTTCGTCATTCATGGCGTCTCGCTCAGCCTGGATGGCAGCGATCGCTCCATCATCCTCAACGGCTCCGTCGCCCTCAACGGCCTCATCCTCGGCAACGGCTTCATCCGGTTCAGCAACCTCTTCCACGTCGTTGTCCACATCGTTGTCCACGTCGTTGTCCACGTCGTTGTCCACGTCGTTGGGGTTCGCCGCCATTAAATCGGGCAGGCTGGTCGTCTCGCCGCTATATTGCAGATTATCTTCTAGCTGCTGAGCCAAATCTGGAGGATCGTTCGTAAGCTGAGTCTCTGGAGTCTGGGTTTGGGCAGGCGGCGATTGGGTTGCTGGAGATTGGGGCTGGGGCTGGGGTGGGGTGGTCGATCGCCGCTGAGTTGTCCCAGACGAGTAGGAATTAGATCTCGGCGTCGATGGCACATAGACCGGCGGCGGCGCATAGAGGTAGTCGTCGTAGGGAGAATACCAACTACTCTGGTTACGACTCGTATCACTGTCTAGCTCAAACTCTTGGATACCAGAGTTAAAATCTTGCTCCAACTCCGGCAGATCACCATTAGCACCAGCAGGCGGCAATCTCAACCGTTGAGACTGGCTGAAATCGGGCACCCGACTCATCTCTTCTGGCGTCAGTTCCACCATCGCTACCGACTCTGGCAGGCCCGGCTCATCCGGGGCAGAATTAGCGGGCAGCAAGGGCATCACAAACCAAAGAGCACCATGAAACCCCACCGAAGCGATGGCAGCGATCGCCGTCGGCTGGCGAGATATTTCTATAGCTCTAGACCGTAGCCATTGGGGGAAAGACCGAGTCATAATGCTTCCACACACTCACAGCACTGGATGTTTAGTGAGCCAGCCCCAGTATGGCTAACTCTGATATCACCGACCGATGCACCCGATAAAAAGTTGCCCTTGGCATCCATTCTGCCGAGATCGTCTGCCGAGATCAAAACCCTCAGGCGCTGGTCAATGGACAAACCGAAGACCCGCGCCCCAAACCCCCTCTCCCAGAACGGCAGAGGGACTTTGAAATCGCTCATGGGCATCGCCCCCATCGCGATAGGCCTCTTGGATAACCCATGAATTTATTCCATTGTGCCTTGCAAGATCTTAAACGGCAGAACATTACCTCAATCAATTGAGATCAGTTGAGCGTCAGTCGAGCGATCGCCCCCAGCTCATCTCCATCAATCTTCGTCAGCGGGCACCATTGAATAGGTCTGCGCTAGATCGGGTATGACCGACGGCCCATCCTTGAGGCGATCGCCCAAGGTACTGGTTTGCACATTGCCCATACTCGGCCCCACAATTCCCACAGAGATCAAGACCTTAAAGGCGTCCTCTGTAGACATCGCCAAGGTAATCACATCTTTTTCGGGCACCAGCGCATACCATCCCGTGGTGGGGTTAGGTGTGGTTGGGATAAACACACTCAGCATCGGTTCGGGCAGCTGGGGTTGAATGCCACCGCCGATCGCCCCCGTCACAAAGGCGATCGCCCACATGCCCCGCCGAGGATATTCCACCAACACCACCCGACGAAACTTATCGCTGGAGTCTCGCAAAATGGTTTCTAAGAGTTGCTTGAGGGTTTTGTAGACCGATCCAGCCAGGGGAATGCCCTGCAGGATCCGCTCTCCCACGTCAAGGAGCCAGCGCCCGGCAATATTCCGCGCCATCAAACCAATCAGCAAAATACAGGACAGCGGCACCGCCAAGCCCACCGACAAATTCAGCAGGTTTCCCAAAAATGGGTTGAGATCATTGAACGGATTCACCTGCTTGGGGATTCGAGTCAAAAAATCGAACACCCAACTGGCCACCGTAATCGTCAGCCAAATGGTGGTGGCTAGCGGAATAATGACCAACAAGCCTGCAATTAAATCATTTTTCAAGTCTTGGGTGAAATTCTTGATCACAGGCGGGCCACTCTCCTTTCACGGATCAAACATACAACTGACAAGCTGGCTTCCCCTCCCTGGGGATGATGATCCCAGAAACCTACTTCTCTATTCTCAACCGATTTGCCAAGGAAATACATCCTCATAGTCCCAAATCAACCGAGATCAACGGCTCTAAACCCAAGATTGTGCGCCAATCCGACCAGCCCATGGGGCGATCGCCCTCCATTACGTCCCACTCTTTTTGTATCTTGCATTAAGAAATGTTGCAAGACGACGAGCCATGTCTATCCGTAGAACCCAGATCATAGGCGGAATCCAGGCGATCGACGACCATGGGATTTACGACATGTATGACGTCCAAGGAACTCAAACGTCATTGGGGCCACCCAATCGCGATATTGCAACACCATACCGTTGCGAGGAAGGCGTTAGCATCACGATCATGGGATTGCGATGTATCTGGTTTAACATAATTTGGCATCTCTCCACGCGATCGCCCCCAAGCCTCAGGGAAAATTTTCCTGATTCGTCTGGCATTATCCTAGGTAGAATCAAGATCAGGAAGATTTAGTAACTTAAATCACAGTTAAAAATTGTCAGTTGCCCATCACAGGCAGGAAAAAGCAGGATGGGAGTCTGATAGGATTGAGCTGAACTGCCGAATACAGCACTATAGGACAACTCCAATGCTGACACTGGACGCGAAAAAGCCGTCTCAGGATATTCGCTTAGGGCGAGTCTTAGTGGTTGAAGATGAAGAACTCATCCGAGAAACCATTGCCCTAGCTTTAAACGAAGAAGGGTACGAGGTGCTCACGGCTGAAGATGGGCGCATGGCCATGGAACTCACCTGCCAATTTCGCCGCAGTCAAGACTCGGATGCAGAGCCCGTTGATCTGATCATCTTGGACTTGATGCTGCCATCGGTGAACGGATTAGATCTATGCCGGTTAATTCGCCACGAAGGCAACAGCGTTCCTATTCTGATGCTGAGCGCCAAGGGCAGCGAAACCGATCGAGTGGTGGGCTTAGAAGTGGGTGCGGATGACTATCTCACCAAGCCCTTTGGTATGCGGGAGCTAATTGCTCGCTGTCGGGCATTGTTGCGGCGTCATCGCAACAGCCAACCTCAACTTCAATCCCAAGTTCTCAGCTTCCAAGAGATTACGCTCTATCCCCAAGAATGCCGGGTGACCGTGCGGGGGCATGAGATCAGCCTATCACCCAAAGAATATCGAATTTTGGAACTGTTTATGAGCAATCCGCGCCGGGTTTGGTCGCGGGAGCAGTTGATTGAGCGCGTCTGGGGGCCAGACTTTATGGGCGACAGCAAGACGGTTGATGTCCACATCCGCTGGCTGCGGGAAAAGCTAGAGCTCAATCCTAGCAATCCAGAATATTTACTCACCGTGCGCGGCTTTGGCTATCGGTTTGGCTAAGACGCGATCGCCCAAGAGCATCACCGTCTTATCGATCGCGTCTAGAGGCAGTGGGAGACCATCGCATAAAAAAGTATGATCATAGGATCGGGGACGATCAGTCCCAATAAAACTGTCGATCATGGGAAAACGCATCGACTGATGTCTGATGCGCTAACCCGTTAGACCATCCAGATCAGCAAGGCAAACTGTGGGAATCTTGGAATTTATCTTGGGATTGGTCGTTGGCTTGCTCTGGCTGATCTACCAACGACAGCGCGATCGCGTCAAACTCAAAACCCTACTATCCAATCTGCGCTCAGAGGGGGAGCCCAGTTCCCCCTTTTCGCTAGAGTCTAAACTGTCGCTCGCGATTACCTACCAGCAACAGCAAATCGAGCAACAGGCTCAACAGATTGAGGTCTTTCAGCGCATTCTACACACGGCTCCCATCGGCTACCTGCATGTAGATGATGAAAACCGTCTCGTTTGGGCCAATCCTCAAGCCGAGCAGTTGCTGAATATTCCCGGACAGCAGGGCATTCCACCACGTCTCTTACTAGAGCTGGTACGCTCCTACGATTTAGACGAATTGATTGATCAAACACGCCAGGCCGATCGGTTACAGCAGGCCGATTGGGTGTTCTATCCCGTTTCCTCTGATCTCTACGCTCGATCTCAACCCCAACCTCGGGCCCTGCGCGGCTACGGGATGATGTTATCCAATCGCCATGTGGGTGTGTTCTTAGAAAATCGCCAAGAGGCGGTCATGCTCAAACAGCAACGCGATCGCTGGATTTCTGACGTGGCCCACGAACTCAAAACGCCCTTAACGTCTATCCGCTTGGTTGCCGAGACCCTCCAAGATCGCCTTTCTCCACCCCTCAACGGTTGGGCAGAGCGCTTAGTCAATGAAACTGTTCGCCTGAGTAATCTCGTCCAAGATCTCTTAGATCTCAGCCAGCTAGAGCAGCGATCGCTTCGACAACTGAAGCGCAACCCCACCGACTTAGCTCAACTTTTGCAAACGGCCTGGCTCAATCTTGAACCCTTGGCACGCAAAAAAAAACTTCACCTATCCTACAACGGGCCAGACAACCTCTACGCCAATG
This portion of the Candidatus Obscuribacterales bacterium genome encodes:
- a CDS encoding DUF502 domain-containing protein, producing MIKNFTQDLKNDLIAGLLVIIPLATTIWLTITVASWVFDFLTRIPKQVNPFNDLNPFLGNLLNLSVGLAVPLSCILLIGLMARNIAGRWLLDVGERILQGIPLAGSVYKTLKQLLETILRDSSDKFRRVVLVEYPRRGMWAIAFVTGAIGGGIQPQLPEPMLSVFIPTTPNPTTGWYALVPEKDVITLAMSTEDAFKVLISVGIVGPSMGNVQTSTLGDRLKDGPSVIPDLAQTYSMVPADED
- a CDS encoding response regulator transcription factor yields the protein MLTLDAKKPSQDIRLGRVLVVEDEELIRETIALALNEEGYEVLTAEDGRMAMELTCQFRRSQDSDAEPVDLIILDLMLPSVNGLDLCRLIRHEGNSVPILMLSAKGSETDRVVGLEVGADDYLTKPFGMRELIARCRALLRRHRNSQPQLQSQVLSFQEITLYPQECRVTVRGHEISLSPKEYRILELFMSNPRRVWSREQLIERVWGPDFMGDSKTVDVHIRWLREKLELNPSNPEYLLTVRGFGYRFG
- a CDS encoding PAS domain-containing sensor histidine kinase, which gives rise to MGILEFILGLVVGLLWLIYQRQRDRVKLKTLLSNLRSEGEPSSPFSLESKLSLAITYQQQQIEQQAQQIEVFQRILHTAPIGYLHVDDENRLVWANPQAEQLLNIPGQQGIPPRLLLELVRSYDLDELIDQTRQADRLQQADWVFYPVSSDLYARSQPQPRALRGYGMMLSNRHVGVFLENRQEAVMLKQQRDRWISDVAHELKTPLTSIRLVAETLQDRLSPPLNGWAERLVNETVRLSNLVQDLLDLSQLEQRSLRQLKRNPTDLAQLLQTAWLNLEPLARKKKLHLSYNGPDNLYANVDEARMYRVFINLFDNSIKYSPVAAAIAVEAQFSNQPDPSDATGGFLDPATPVDSRLSSPSSLSSQTSSTDMDAPGSHIIIDFIDAGEGFPNDTIEHVFDRFYRADPSRSRQSYLTFSSSKPDTLESDTLEGDRPPVSPIPHCSGSGLGLSIVQQIVTAHGGKITANNHPETHGAWLRLTLPIDPTD